The sequence CTCGTCGTAGCGGATGTCGATGATCTCGAGCTGTTCGACGCCGCCCGGCGTCCGCAACGTCACAACGTCGCCGACCTCCGCTTTCATCAGTGCCTTGGCGATCGGCGAGATCCACGAGACGCGGCCGCGCGCCGGATCGAGCTCGTCGATACCGACAATGCTGACCGTACGTTCTTTGCCGTCTTCGCCGGCGACCGTGACGGTTGCACCGAAATAGACGTGGTCCGGATCGCGCGCGGTATTCTCGACGACTTCGGCGCTGTCGATGCGCTTCGACAGGAAGCGGATCCTGCGGTCGATCTCGCGAAGGCGGCGCTTGCCGTAGATGTAGTCTCCGTTCTCGGAGCGGTCGCCGTTGCTTGCGGCCCACGTGATGGTTTCGACGAGCTTCGGCCGCTCGTCATCCCACAGGCGGCGGAGCTCGTCGTTCAGCCGCTTGTAGCCCGCCGGCGTGATGTAGTTTTTGAATCCGACCGGCTTGTCGTCGTCGAGCTCGACGCCATCGTCGTCATCACCATCGGACTCTTTTGTGAAGGCTTTGCTCATGGGGGCTATGGACTGCGCATCGACTCGCCGATCGGTATGTCCCGAGCCTGCCTCCGGTTCCAGCATTCGCCTTCGGGCTCGCGAGGTAAGCTTTTGGACTATTCGCGGGTTTGTGTGGGTGCTTCGGGTCCTGAGCCGCGCGCAACCAGCCTGATTTCCAGACTCAGACTACTGCTGTCAGCGATGGAAACCTGGGACGATCTGCGCATGCCGCGTCGCACCTCGCCGGCGCCTGTCGGATTCCTGTCGCTTCGG is a genomic window of Candidatus Limnocylindrales bacterium containing:
- the greB gene encoding transcription elongation factor GreB — encoded protein: MSKAFTKESDGDDDDGVELDDDKPVGFKNYITPAGYKRLNDELRRLWDDERPKLVETITWAASNGDRSENGDYIYGKRRLREIDRRIRFLSKRIDSAEVVENTARDPDHVYFGATVTVAGEDGKERTVSIVGIDELDPARGRVSWISPIAKALMKAEVGDVVTLRTPGGVEQLEIIDIRYDELL